One part of the Moraxella sp. FZFQ2102 genome encodes these proteins:
- a CDS encoding lipid A biosynthesis acyltransferase → MSCGSTNSCGNTPTPTSTKGAVKLTDNHKQTNLAKPLPFQWSFLHPRYWGIWCAMLLLLPLIYLPLRVQFMIGKAIGKLVHRLAKRRVTDTMTNLRLAFPNKSDDERAQITRQVFINQGIGIFESLCAWYRPNVFIKSFSISGLQHLVRAQQDGKAVILLGGHYTTLDLGGRLCTQFFGADCVYRCQNNPLFEWFIYNARRRIFDEQISSRDMKKLISRIKAGRVIWYSPDQDFGLENGVMATFFGVPAATITAQRRLAKMGDKANPPAVLMMDMVRQTPDHIPSGRRPHYHISLSPALTDYPSADEVADAERVNRLIEQNILKDISQWMWFHRRYKNQADGTKYYS, encoded by the coding sequence ATGAGCTGCGGATCTACAAATTCATGCGGTAATACCCCGACGCCCACATCGACCAAAGGCGCGGTAAAGCTGACGGACAATCACAAGCAAACCAACCTTGCCAAGCCATTGCCGTTTCAGTGGTCGTTTTTGCACCCGCGCTATTGGGGCATTTGGTGCGCGATGCTACTGCTTTTGCCTTTGATTTATCTGCCGCTGCGCGTGCAGTTTATGATCGGTAAAGCCATCGGCAAGCTTGTGCATCGCCTTGCCAAACGCCGCGTCACGGACACGATGACCAATCTGCGCCTAGCTTTTCCCAATAAAAGCGATGATGAACGCGCGCAAATCACCCGCCAAGTGTTCATCAATCAAGGCATCGGTATCTTTGAAAGCCTATGTGCTTGGTATCGCCCGAATGTCTTTATCAAAAGCTTTAGCATCTCAGGTCTGCAGCACCTAGTACGTGCGCAGCAGGACGGCAAAGCGGTGATTTTGTTAGGCGGACACTATACCACGCTTGATCTGGGCGGTCGTTTATGCACGCAGTTTTTTGGTGCAGATTGTGTGTATCGCTGCCAAAATAATCCACTGTTTGAGTGGTTTATTTATAACGCGCGTCGTCGGATTTTTGATGAGCAAATCTCAAGCCGCGATATGAAAAAGCTGATTTCACGCATCAAAGCTGGTCGCGTGATTTGGTACTCACCTGATCAAGATTTTGGGCTAGAAAATGGTGTGATGGCGACATTTTTTGGCGTACCTGCCGCGACCATCACCGCACAGCGCCGCCTTGCCAAGATGGGTGATAAAGCCAATCCGCCTGCGGTGCTGATGATGGATATGGTGCGCCAAACGCCCGATCACATTCCATCAGGTCGCCGTCCGCATTATCACATCAGCCTAAGCCCTGCACTGACTGATTATCCATCGGCGGACGAAGTGGCAGATGCCGAACGCGTCAATCGTTTGATTGAACAGAATATCTTAAAAGATATCAGCCAGTGGATGTGGTTTCACCGCCGCTACAAGAACCAAGCCGATGGCACAAAATATTATTCATGA
- the folB gene encoding dihydroneopterin aldolase, which yields MSDIVFIEGLQINTLIGVYSWERAIKQQLIIDAEMVCDMTRAIKDDDVAHVINYKTVCEDMERLCHEIQAELLETLADKIADHVLRHYPCSQITLIIHKPNAIKDAKSVGVKIVRKAAV from the coding sequence ATGAGTGATATTGTTTTTATTGAAGGTTTGCAAATTAACACTTTGATCGGCGTGTATTCGTGGGAGCGCGCCATCAAACAGCAGCTGATCATCGATGCTGAGATGGTCTGTGACATGACGCGCGCCATCAAGGATGATGATGTGGCGCATGTGATCAATTATAAAACCGTCTGTGAAGACATGGAGCGGCTATGCCACGAGATTCAGGCTGAGCTGCTTGAGACCTTAGCAGATAAGATTGCCGATCATGTACTACGCCATTATCCATGCAGTCAAATCACGCTCATCATCCATAAGCCGAACGCCATCAAGGACGCCAAAAGTGTCGGTGTAAAAATCGTCCGCAAGGCAGCTGTATGA
- the panD gene encoding aspartate 1-decarboxylase has translation MFRTLLGGKIHRATVTEANLNYVGSITIDVDLLDAAGILVNEKVSIVNNNNGERFETYTIAGERGSGVVCLNGAAARKVQAGDIVIIMSYVMMSDEQAQTHKPNVVLVDGHNHITSVMHYEPANTVW, from the coding sequence ATGTTTCGCACACTTTTGGGTGGTAAAATTCACCGCGCTACCGTCACCGAAGCCAATTTAAATTATGTCGGTAGCATCACCATTGATGTCGATTTGCTAGATGCTGCTGGGATTTTGGTCAATGAAAAGGTGAGCATCGTCAATAATAACAACGGCGAACGCTTTGAAACTTATACCATCGCAGGCGAACGCGGCAGCGGCGTGGTATGTCTAAATGGTGCAGCCGCGCGCAAGGTACAAGCAGGCGATATCGTCATCATCATGTCTTATGTGATGATGAGTGATGAACAAGCACAGACTCATAAGCCCAATGTTGTCTTGGTCGATGGGCATAACCACATCACATCAGTGATGCATTACGAGCCTGCCAATACAGTTTGGTAA
- a CDS encoding FMN-binding negative transcriptional regulator, producing MFIPRSFSQTDQSAIVDLIKNHPLATIITSANGVPVASHVPVLYLNDEQGERLITHIARANPMWRHLDTPWLIVFTGASHYISANWYPSKAVSHKEVPTYNYQAVHITAQPKIVDGVGAVEILAKTTDFFEEKLANQVLDHQPWQLSDAPDDFIQTMCKALVAIEFDIVDIKAAFKLSQNKSDENRAGVVAGLQALDTHDARIMADLVMAAK from the coding sequence ATGTTTATTCCAAGATCATTTAGCCAAACTGATCAATCAGCTATTGTTGATTTGATCAAAAATCACCCATTGGCAACCATCATCACAAGTGCCAATGGCGTACCTGTGGCAAGCCATGTGCCTGTACTGTATCTAAACGATGAGCAGGGTGAGCGGCTGATTACGCATATCGCCAGAGCCAATCCAATGTGGCGACACCTTGATACGCCTTGGCTCATCGTGTTCACTGGTGCTAGTCACTATATCAGTGCCAACTGGTACCCATCCAAGGCAGTCAGCCATAAAGAAGTACCGACTTATAATTATCAAGCGGTGCATATCACCGCACAGCCAAAGATAGTCGATGGCGTGGGTGCGGTAGAAATCTTGGCAAAGACAACGGACTTTTTTGAAGAAAAGCTTGCCAATCAAGTACTCGATCATCAGCCGTGGCAGCTGAGTGATGCGCCTGATGATTTTATCCAAACCATGTGCAAGGCATTGGTAGCGATTGAGTTTGATATCGTTGATATCAAGGCGGCTTTTAAACTGAGTCAAAATAAGTCTGATGAAAATCGGGCAGGTGTGGTGGCAGGCTTACAAGCATTGGACACGCATGATGCGCGTATTATGGCGGATTTGGTCATGGCTGCAAAATAA
- a CDS encoding 2-amino-4-hydroxy-6-hydroxymethyldihydropteridine diphosphokinase — MSDKQVSEIVIALGSNHDAEAAFACATDALSQLGKVMMSDIISGRDFTGRSKRIYHNSCAYIVLTQPVNYTDIEIKLKTIERLCGRDPAKKCAEYDYQVAMDLDILAVCVDGKWQPNSARLPFKNHDLQGLRQVAAFLLD; from the coding sequence ATGAGCGATAAGCAGGTCAGCGAAATCGTCATCGCGCTTGGTAGTAATCATGATGCCGAAGCAGCTTTTGCCTGTGCAACCGATGCGCTCAGTCAGCTTGGGAAGGTAATGATGTCTGATATAATATCAGGGCGCGATTTCACAGGGCGCAGTAAACGCATCTATCATAATTCTTGTGCGTATATTGTACTTACACAGCCTGTTAATTATACAGACATAGAAATTAAGCTTAAAACCATCGAGCGGCTATGCGGTCGTGATCCAGCCAAAAAATGCGCCGAGTACGATTATCAAGTGGCGATGGATTTGGACATCTTGGCAGTGTGTGTCGATGGCAAGTGGCAGCCAAACAGTGCACGCCTACCGTTCAAAAATCATGATCTTCAAGGATTAAGACAAGTCGCGGCTTTTTTATTAGACTAA
- the pheA gene encoding prephenate dehydratase gives MSEMPTLPINTDEIKSYRNQIDSIDEQIQTLINERAKVAQKVAIAKKNHEDHPIFYRPEREAQVLKAVMARNEGPLSGEKMARLFREIMSVCLELEAPQKVAYLGPVGTFTHAAALKHFGKAATTVSLATITDVFREVESGSAMYGVVPVENSSEGVVNHTLDAFLGSSLKIIGEVELPIHHNFLVAEHTKVKNLSCIYAHQQALAQCRHWLDVNFPSVERIAVSSNGEAARRIQNEWHSAAIAGDVAVAEYGLHKLHENIEDNPNNTTRFLIIGREDVGASGADKTSIMVSSPDKAGALIEILEPLRRHGVSMTSIETRPERPNKWAYVFFIDMNGHISDDHVAAAIEDIRPLVKDLRVLGSYPKAVL, from the coding sequence ATGAGCGAAATGCCAACCTTGCCGATTAATACAGACGAAATCAAAAGCTACCGCAATCAAATTGATAGCATCGACGAACAAATTCAGACCTTGATCAATGAGCGTGCAAAAGTCGCCCAAAAAGTCGCCATCGCCAAAAAGAACCATGAAGATCATCCGATTTTTTATCGTCCTGAGCGTGAAGCCCAAGTGCTAAAAGCGGTGATGGCGCGTAACGAAGGCCCATTATCAGGCGAGAAGATGGCTCGCTTATTCCGTGAAATCATGTCGGTATGCCTTGAGCTAGAAGCACCACAAAAAGTGGCATATCTAGGGCCTGTGGGTACATTCACTCATGCAGCAGCGCTGAAGCATTTTGGCAAGGCGGCGACCACCGTATCACTTGCCACCATCACGGATGTGTTTCGTGAAGTTGAATCAGGCAGTGCGATGTATGGCGTCGTGCCAGTTGAGAACTCATCAGAAGGTGTGGTCAATCATACCTTAGATGCATTCCTTGGCTCTAGCCTAAAAATTATCGGAGAAGTGGAGCTGCCTATCCATCATAATTTTTTGGTCGCTGAACACACCAAAGTCAAAAATCTAAGCTGTATCTATGCGCATCAGCAAGCCTTGGCACAATGTCGTCATTGGCTGGATGTCAATTTCCCAAGTGTGGAGCGTATCGCTGTATCAAGTAATGGCGAAGCGGCTCGCCGTATCCAAAATGAATGGCATTCAGCTGCTATTGCAGGGGATGTGGCAGTGGCAGAATACGGCCTACACAAGCTACACGAAAATATCGAAGACAATCCAAATAACACCACGAGATTTTTGATTATTGGTCGTGAAGATGTCGGTGCGTCCGGTGCGGATAAGACATCCATCATGGTCTCAAGTCCTGATAAAGCAGGTGCATTGATTGAGATTCTTGAGCCGCTGCGTCGTCATGGTGTATCGATGACCAGTATCGAGACTCGTCCAGAGCGTCCGAACAAGTGGGCTTATGTGTTCTTTATTGATATGAATGGCCATATCAGTGATGATCATGTGGCTGCTGCTATCGAAGATATTCGCCCATTGGTCAAGGATTTGCGTGTGTTGGGTTCTTATCCAAAAGCTGTATTATAA
- a CDS encoding AAA family ATPase, with protein sequence MSKLLHKLAVGLKTHPYESEVPTPQEIFERASKVILHQDTALKQLASAIHTQLLAIENQQKYNARWLLYDQLRTQKDKLELSGDATRYSPPRPTGTKQPPIFLTGGTGSGKTHLVKQLCQMFDINFIIVDSTHLSPASYRGTNLVHVGKRLKAMAENDAVKLRHSVVFFDEFDKLFATDARDQHGQYRRTLAMEMLSIIEGTAPFPTDDNASFDSSNLLFILGGSFAQHFRPNQSIGFTQEIAAPSDGKKFVPTSLKSLAEFGLPDELIGRMGKIIIMSPLDHSMLTDIFLNSPISPFVQVQTQLKRYNCKLVLADDFLDLLIKNNQKSIDQFGVRGLYQSFTNLDQLSEILYQAASQKDIDETRCYYLMIDDYDCFYEIDDYDEVIDPDTLAQVEHIIELNSYRISDPDDDIPF encoded by the coding sequence ATGTCAAAACTTTTGCACAAATTGGCAGTCGGTCTAAAAACTCACCCCTATGAGAGCGAAGTTCCGACACCCCAAGAAATCTTTGAGCGTGCATCTAAGGTGATCTTGCACCAAGATACTGCACTCAAACAGCTTGCCAGTGCGATCCATACGCAGTTATTAGCCATCGAAAATCAACAAAAATACAACGCCCGCTGGCTGTTATATGATCAGCTTCGGACGCAAAAAGACAAGTTGGAGCTATCAGGTGATGCCACGCGCTATTCACCACCCAGGCCCACTGGCACAAAGCAGCCGCCGATCTTCTTGACAGGCGGTACAGGTAGCGGCAAGACGCATTTGGTCAAGCAGCTGTGCCAAATGTTTGACATCAATTTTATCATCGTCGATTCTACCCATCTCAGCCCTGCCAGCTATCGCGGCACAAACTTGGTGCATGTCGGCAAACGGCTAAAAGCGATGGCTGAGAATGACGCTGTCAAGCTGCGCCACTCCGTGGTGTTCTTTGATGAATTTGATAAACTTTTCGCCACAGATGCCAGAGATCAGCATGGACAATATCGACGAACTTTGGCGATGGAAATGTTAAGTATTATTGAAGGAACAGCACCTTTTCCTACAGATGATAACGCATCTTTTGACAGCTCAAATCTGCTGTTCATTCTAGGTGGTAGCTTTGCACAGCACTTCAGACCGAACCAAAGCATCGGCTTTACCCAAGAGATCGCCGCACCCAGTGATGGCAAAAAATTCGTCCCCACAAGCCTGAAAAGCCTTGCAGAGTTTGGCTTGCCTGATGAGTTGATCGGTCGCATGGGCAAGATCATCATCATGAGTCCGCTTGATCACAGTATGCTCACGGACATCTTTTTAAACAGTCCGATATCGCCTTTTGTACAAGTACAAACTCAGCTTAAGCGGTATAATTGTAAATTAGTATTGGCAGATGATTTTTTAGATTTATTGATTAAAAACAACCAAAAATCCATCGATCAGTTTGGTGTGCGCGGGCTGTACCAAAGCTTTACCAATCTAGATCAGCTAAGCGAAATACTATATCAAGCCGCCAGCCAAAAAGACATCGATGAGACACGCTGCTATTATCTGATGATTGATGATTATGATTGTTTTTATGAAATTGATGACTATGATGAAGTCATTGATCCAGACACGCTGGCACAAGTCGAACATATCATTGAGCTGAATAGCTATCGCATTTCAGATCCTGATGATGATATTCCGTTTTAA
- a CDS encoding bifunctional prephenate dehydrogenase/3-phosphoshikimate 1-carboxyvinyltransferase has product MDEMTKPLFAHLCVIGLGLIGASLVQAVHNANQRRSTPLVGKITAMDTNATSIKDAINAGVIADGSTQIGEAVKGADIVVIAVPVKAMASVMHSLKSAMDSGVLDADCLISDVGSTKQSVAALADEVFGAHHHFIGGHPIAGAENSGFHARNGELFVQHKLILCPTDSTDLTQLSKLRQLWQGVGADVIEMDAKRHDEILAYTSHLPHLLAFSLTHQLASHDDNLDIFRYAAGGFRDFSRIAASHPVMWHDIFIANKSALLNSLDEFQQHLNEFKEIIETQNSEKLLNWLATSRHARRHFGHMLAKKSTHKPNSIITTDAIKDTIMSQSYHIRPQSHIAGTITVPGDKSISHRSIMFGSLADGVTHVSGFLQGEDALATLQAFANMGVKIERDGDKVTIHGVGIDGLQAPKEPLYMGNSGTSMRLLAGILSAQRFDSVMTGDVSLSKRPMERVAKPLREMGAVIQSTGEKGTAPLSITGSQSLTAIDYTLPVASAQIKSCLILASLWANGTTTIREPEVSRDHTERMLNAFGYPVHTDGNVITVTGGGRLTATDIIVPADISSAAFFMVLGAIGGGDGLTIQKVGMNPTRTGVIDILKLMGADITVTNETIVGGEPIADITVKPSDLHGIDIPEHLVPLAIDEFPVLFVAASCATGTTKLTGAKELRVKESDRIAVMADGLATLGVESTVLEDGIIIQGRGVAGERNAIFGGGVIESHHDHRIAMSFAVASARASDEIIIQGTETVNTSFPNFAELANGVGLSIDVK; this is encoded by the coding sequence ATGGATGAGATGACAAAGCCACTGTTTGCCCATCTGTGCGTGATTGGGCTTGGGCTGATTGGTGCGTCGTTGGTGCAAGCGGTGCATAATGCCAATCAGCGTCGCAGCACACCGCTCGTCGGCAAAATCACCGCAATGGATACCAACGCCACAAGCATCAAAGATGCCATCAATGCCGGTGTGATTGCTGATGGTAGCACTCAGATTGGCGAAGCCGTCAAGGGTGCGGATATCGTGGTGATTGCTGTACCTGTCAAGGCGATGGCATCTGTGATGCACTCGCTCAAATCGGCGATGGATTCAGGCGTCTTGGATGCAGACTGTCTAATCAGTGATGTTGGTAGCACTAAGCAAAGTGTTGCAGCACTTGCTGATGAAGTTTTTGGCGCTCATCATCATTTTATCGGTGGACATCCGATTGCAGGTGCTGAGAACTCAGGCTTTCATGCCCGAAATGGCGAGCTGTTTGTACAGCATAAGCTGATACTATGCCCGACGGACAGTACGGATTTGACACAACTTTCCAAACTGCGTCAGCTATGGCAGGGCGTGGGTGCGGATGTCATCGAGATGGATGCCAAGCGTCATGATGAGATTTTGGCTTATACCAGTCATTTGCCGCATTTATTGGCGTTTAGCTTGACGCATCAGTTGGCAAGCCATGATGATAATTTGGATATTTTTCGTTATGCCGCAGGGGGCTTTCGTGACTTTAGTCGCATTGCCGCCAGTCATCCTGTGATGTGGCATGATATTTTTATTGCCAATAAATCAGCACTGCTCAACTCTCTAGATGAGTTTCAACAGCATCTGAACGAATTTAAAGAAATTATCGAGACACAAAATTCAGAAAAATTACTTAATTGGCTGGCGACCTCTCGCCATGCACGCCGTCATTTTGGGCATATGCTTGCCAAAAAATCCACACACAAACCCAATAGCATCATCACAACCGATGCCATCAAGGACACGATTATGAGTCAAAGCTACCATATCCGCCCCCAAAGCCACATTGCAGGTACCATCACCGTACCAGGGGATAAATCCATTTCACATCGCAGTATCATGTTTGGCTCGCTTGCCGATGGCGTGACTCATGTGAGCGGTTTTTTGCAAGGTGAAGATGCACTGGCGACCTTACAGGCATTTGCTAATATGGGTGTCAAAATCGAACGCGATGGCGATAAAGTCACCATTCATGGCGTGGGTATCGATGGCTTACAAGCACCAAAAGAGCCGTTGTATATGGGTAATTCAGGCACAAGTATGCGTCTGTTGGCAGGGATTTTGTCTGCTCAGCGTTTTGACAGCGTCATGACTGGGGATGTAAGCCTATCTAAGCGTCCGATGGAGCGTGTCGCAAAGCCACTGCGTGAGATGGGTGCCGTGATCCAATCGACGGGCGAAAAAGGCACAGCACCGTTATCAATCACGGGTTCGCAGTCATTAACAGCCATTGATTATACCTTGCCTGTGGCATCAGCACAGATTAAGTCATGCTTGATTTTGGCATCACTTTGGGCAAATGGCACGACCACTATCCGTGAGCCTGAAGTCAGCCGTGACCATACCGAGCGTATGCTGAACGCCTTTGGTTATCCTGTACATACTGATGGTAATGTCATCACGGTGACAGGTGGTGGACGCTTGACAGCGACGGATATCATCGTGCCTGCTGATATCTCAAGTGCGGCATTTTTTATGGTGCTGGGTGCAATCGGTGGCGGTGATGGCTTGACCATCCAAAAAGTCGGCATGAATCCAACTCGTACTGGTGTGATCGATATCCTAAAACTGATGGGTGCTGACATCACTGTGACCAACGAAACCATCGTCGGCGGCGAGCCAATCGCCGATATTACTGTTAAGCCATCGGATTTGCACGGCATTGATATTCCTGAGCATCTCGTGCCACTAGCGATTGATGAATTTCCTGTGCTGTTTGTCGCGGCCAGCTGTGCCACAGGTACAACCAAGCTGACTGGTGCAAAAGAGCTCAGAGTCAAAGAATCTGACCGTATTGCAGTGATGGCAGATGGTTTGGCGACTTTGGGTGTAGAATCAACTGTCCTAGAAGATGGTATCATCATCCAAGGTCGTGGTGTGGCAGGCGAGCGCAATGCCATCTTTGGCGGTGGTGTGATTGAGTCGCATCATGACCATCGTATCGCCATGAGCTTTGCGGTGGCGTCAGCTCGTGCATCTGATGAGATTATCATCCAAGGTACTGAGACGGTCAATACCAGTTTTCCAAACTTTGCTGAGCTTGCCAATGGCGTGGGCTTGTCAATTGATGTAAAATAA
- the rarD gene encoding EamA family transporter RarD produces the protein MSQTAKIVTITTQGVVTALAAFLIWGNFPLYFKHLSAYDAVEVIVHRVVWTFVLLAVFLLVTRRTAWLGVIRHNPKWLALTFIAALLIGTNWLTYVWAVTHDQVLEASLGYFINPLMGVALSLVFLKEKLRKLQKIAVLLAAIAVGIQVVWLGGLPWVSLLLALSFSIYGILQRQTPFDAIDGLFLETALLLPICLLWLSQAGVASSSLDLWLSHDIWLLMLSGPITLIPLLLYNKSTKMVSFTLLSFMGYLTPSIVFLLAVFLYQEPFTLQNIVVFGLIWLALLIFSVDLLNKQRKSTPG, from the coding sequence ATGTCCCAAACCGCCAAAATCGTCACCATAACCACGCAAGGGGTTGTGACTGCGTTGGCGGCGTTTTTAATTTGGGGTAATTTTCCTTTATATTTTAAGCACTTAAGCGCGTATGATGCCGTCGAAGTCATCGTGCATCGCGTGGTGTGGACTTTTGTGCTGCTTGCGGTATTTTTACTGGTTACGCGTCGCACGGCATGGCTTGGGGTGATTCGCCACAATCCCAAGTGGCTTGCTTTGACTTTCATTGCTGCACTGCTCATTGGGACCAATTGGCTGACTTATGTGTGGGCGGTGACGCACGATCAAGTGCTGGAAGCCAGTCTTGGCTATTTTATTAATCCGCTGATGGGCGTGGCGTTATCATTGGTTTTTTTGAAAGAAAAATTAAGAAAACTACAAAAAATCGCCGTGCTGCTTGCCGCCATCGCGGTTGGCATCCAGGTAGTGTGGCTTGGCGGCTTGCCGTGGGTGAGTTTGCTTCTGGCATTAAGCTTTAGCATCTATGGGATTTTGCAGCGGCAGACACCGTTTGATGCCATTGATGGCTTGTTTCTTGAGACGGCGCTGCTGTTACCGATTTGTCTGTTGTGGCTGTCGCAAGCAGGCGTGGCAAGCTCAAGCCTTGATTTGTGGCTGTCGCATGACATTTGGTTATTGATGCTTTCAGGGCCGATCACGCTGATTCCGCTATTGCTTTATAATAAATCCACCAAGATGGTAAGTTTTACTTTACTAAGCTTCATGGGATATTTAACGCCAAGTATTGTATTTTTATTGGCGGTGTTTTTGTACCAAGAGCCATTTACGCTCCAAAATATCGTGGTATTTGGTCTGATTTGGTTGGCATTATTAATTTTTAGTGTGGATTTGCTGAACAAACAACGCAAATCGACGCCAGGATGA